AACAGCATCACCTTCTTTGGTACCAACTTGGATAAAGACCTTGCTGTTTTTATCCAGAGGATGGTGATTCAAGAAACGAAGGAAATCGCGTTCGCTGAACCAAGAGGCTAGAGAAAAAACGCCGAGATTTCCAAAAATATGAGGATAGGCAGCTCCCATATAGGCCGTAATGATACCACCCATGGAAGATCCAGCTAAGAGCGTATTGGCAGGATCAGTCTTGCTACGATAGGTTTGGTCAATAAAGGGTTTAACAGTATTAACAACCCATTCACCATAAGCCATACCATCTCCACCACTGCTGGCAGTTTCAGGTGTCGTTCCAACATCGGTCATCCAAGGAGCATATTCATTGAGGCGGTTGTCACCGGAATTGTCAATACCAACAATAATTAACTTAGGCAATTCCTTGTGTTGTTTGATGGTCGGAATAATTTTCCAAGAGTAGCCTGAAAAGGATTCCTTACTGTAAAAAATATTTTGCCCATCGTGCATGTAAAGAACGGGGTAAGTAGCCCAATCTTCCTTGTCGTAATCCTTGGGTAGAAGCACACGAACGCGCCTTTTTTCATTGTAATAAGGGACATCAAGATAATGCTCCATCATTTCAAGATAGTAATTATTCAGCTTGGTTTTCTTTTTCACAGTATATCTCCCTTGAAGAAATCGAATTAAGCCTATTATAACA
This region of Streptococcus mutans genomic DNA includes:
- a CDS encoding alpha/beta hydrolase: MKKKTKLNNYYLEMMEHYLDVPYYNEKRRVRVLLPKDYDKEDWATYPVLYMHDGQNIFYSKESFSGYSWKIIPTIKQHKELPKLIIVGIDNSGDNRLNEYAPWMTDVGTTPETASSGGDGMAYGEWVVNTVKPFIDQTYRSKTDPANTLLAGSSMGGIITAYMGAAYPHIFGNLGVFSLASWFSERDFLRFLNHHPLDKNSKVFIQVGTKEGDAVDDEFAPNMNQAYIDCTLHYYQSLLRTGHPMEHIDLHIMANEIHHEKYWANHFIEFLKFTLKG